From the Carya illinoinensis cultivar Pawnee chromosome 4, C.illinoinensisPawnee_v1, whole genome shotgun sequence genome, one window contains:
- the LOC122308263 gene encoding bark storage protein A-like: MVSPFRIMKLPSFVFVLMVVAVGITSMSKTNGAISNDIGKKIERINKRGPYLGIVVPNSYEMNPLLNSSSFVADGEFPFLDFSGRRFRFGVLGNQKIIVAMTGLGMLNAGITTQLLLSLFNVKGIVHYGIAGNANPDLQIGDVTIPQYWAHTGLWNWQRNGDGANDDLALESSGDYTRNIGYLRFSDYNNATENGEPIENFLNNVWYQPEEIFPIYGTPEVRQHAFWVPVDKYYFIVAKKLEGLKLGSCVNTSCLPRTPVVVRVQKGVSANVFVDNGAYRSFLNTKFNVTAIDMESAAIALVCIQQKTPFIAIRALSDLAGGGSDLSNEADIFSSLAAQNAVYAVVEFVTLLFS; encoded by the exons ATGGTGAGTCCCTTTAGGATAATGAAGTTGCctagttttgtttttgtattaATGGTTGTGGCTGTGGGGATTACAAGCATGAGCAAAACCAATGGAGCAATTAGCAATGATATAGGGAAAAAGATTGAAAGAATAAACAAGAGGGGTCCATACTTGGGTATTGTGGTGCCCAACTCCTACGAGATGAACCCTCTTCTCAACTCTTCCAGCTTTGTGGCCGATGGCGAGTTTCCCTTCTTGGATTTTTCag GAAGGAGGTTTCGATTTGGAGTGCTGGGAAATCAAAAGATCATAGTTGCTATGACAGGATTGGGCATG CTTAATGCAGGAATAACCACACAATTATTGCTAAGTCTATTCAATGTGAAGGGTATTGTGCATTATGGAATTGCTGGAAATGCAAACCCTGATCTCCAAATTGGAGATGTGACTATCCCCCAATATTGGGCTCATACAGGTCTCTGGAATTGGCAG AGGAATGGAGATGGCGCAAATGATGACTTAGCCTTGGAATCTAGTGGAGATTACACAAGAAATATTGGTTACCTCAGATTTTCTGATTACAACAATGCAACTGAAAATGGGGAACCTATAGAGAATTTTCTTAACAATGTTTGGTATCAACCAGAAGAGATCTTCCCCATTTATGGAACTCCTGAAGTTAGGCAGCATGCCTTCTGGGTTCCTGTGGACAAGTATTATTTCATAGTTGCAAAGAAACTTGAG GGCTTAAAGTTGGGGAGTTGTGTCAACACAAGTTGTCTGCCAAGAACACCAGTGGTTGTGAGAGTTCAAAAGGGAGTTAGTGCTAATGTTTTTGTGGATAATGGTGCCTACAGATCTTTCTTGAATACCAAATTTAACGTAACTGCAATTGATATGGAAAGTGCTGCAATTGCTTTGGTTTGTATTCAACAGAAGACACCTTTTATTGCAATCAGGGCTCTGTCTGATTTGGCTGGTGGGGGGTCTGATTTGTCTAATGAAGCCGACATCTTCTCTTCATTGGCTGCTCAAAATGCAGTATATGCTGTAGTTGAATTTGTTACCCTATTGTTTTCAtag
- the LOC122308264 gene encoding peroxiredoxin-2, which produces MAPISVGDSLPDGTVSYFDDEDNLQSVSVHSLAAGKKVILFGVPGAFTTTCSLKHVPGFVEKAEELKSKGVEDILLLSVNDPFVMKAWAKTYPENKHVRFLADGSAKYTHALGLELDLAEKGLGTRSRRFALLVDNLKVKVANIESGGEFTVSSADDILKAL; this is translated from the exons ATGGCTCCTATCTCCGTCGGCGATTCGTTACCGGATGGTACGGTCTCTTACTTTGACGATGAGGACAACCTCCAATCGGTGTCCGTACACTCCCTCGCCGCTGGTAAGAAGGTCATCCTATTCGGCGTCCCCGGTGCCTTCACCACCACTTGCAG CTTGAAGCATGTGCCGGGGTTCGTTGAGAAAGCAGAAGAGCTGAAATCAAAGGGCGTTGAAGATATTCTCTTGCTTAGCG TCAATGACCCCTTTGTGATGAAGGCATGGGCCAAAACTTACCCTGAGAACAAGCATGTGAGGTTCCTTGCTGATGGCTCGGCAAAATACACTCATGCTCTTGGTCTTGAGCTTGACCTTGCAGAGAAAGGACTTGGCACTCGTTCTAGGAGGTTCGCTCTCTTGGTCGACAATCTCAAAGTGAAGGTTGCAAACATCGAATCTGGGGGTGAATTCACAGTCTCCAGTGCCGATGATATCCTCAAGGCACTTTGA
- the LOC122306750 gene encoding protein RNA-directed DNA methylation 3-like, with product MVTMCSRIVRDAVVSHFAFIWSLVYILDYSRPLPPNASANEAMKLLNGVLYRDVSRDVLDQIGYMQGGGVKLKENSIPEPRLMSISELEEFRPLIKFKRDCEVDAIFKVLDGLMFKGAGYLFKKIPTNSRSCWEVEPS from the exons ATGGTGACTATGTGCAGCAGAATAGTGAG GGACGCAGTGGTTTCCCATTTTGCCTTCATATGGTCATTAGTATATATCTTAGACTACTCAAGACCACTACCACCAAATGCCTCAGCTAATGAAGCAATGAAATTATTG AATGGTGTTCTTTACAGAGATGTGTCCCGTGATGTTTTGGATCAAATAGGATATATGCAG GGTGGGGGAGTTAAGCTCAAGGAAAATTCCATACCAGAACCAAGATTGATGAGCATAAGTGAACTTGA GGAGTTTCGGCCTCTTATTAAATTCAAACGTGATTGTGAGGTTGACGCCATTTTCAAAGTTCTTGATGGTCTGATGTTCAAGGGTGCAGGatatttgttcaagaaaatacCAACAAATTCTAGAAGTTGCTGGGAAGTTGAACCATCATAA
- the LOC122306752 gene encoding 60S ribosomal protein L32-1-like: MAVPLLTKKIVKKRVKKFKRPQSDRKISVKTNWHRPKGIDSRVRRKFKGCTLMPNVGYGSDKKTCHYLPNGFKKFVVHNVKELELLMMHNRTYCAEIAHNVSTRKRKEIVERAAQLDVVVTNKLARLRS, translated from the exons ATGGCGGTGCCGTTGCTTACAAAGAAGATCGTGAAGAAGCGGGTCAAGAAGTTTAAGAGGCCCCAGAGCGACCGCAAGATCTCTGTCAAGACAAACTGGCACAGGCCAAAGGGTATTGATTCTCGCGTGAGAAGAAAGTTTAAAGGATGCACACTGATGCCCAATGTTGGCTATGGTTCAGACAAGAAGACTTGTCATTATCTACCCAACGGCTTCAAGAAATTTGTTGTGCACAATGTCAAGGAGCTAGAGCTGCTGATGATGCACAACAG GACGTATTGTGCTGAGATTGCACACAATGTCTCCACAAGGAAGAGGAAAGAAATTGTGGAGAGAGCCGCCCAACTTGATGTTGTTGTGACCAACAAGCTTGCTAGGTTGCGCAGCTAG